The DNA window TTGAATCCGATCCGGCTATTGCGCAGGTCAATACGAACGCCTGTGTGGGCTGCATGAAGTGTGTTAAAACCTGTCCTTTCCAGGCCATCAAGGAGGACCAGCTGAGAAGCGGCAAAAAGGTCGCAAAGGTCATCGAAACGGTCTGTGCCGGCTGCGGCGTCTGCACATCCACCTGTCCCTGTGGTGCGATCCAGTTGCAGCATTTCACCGACAACCAGCTCTTAGCGGAGGTGAATACCATATGTCAGGGGTAGACCTGAAGGAACTTCGGATCGTAGGTTTTCTCTGCAACTGGTGTTCCTACGGTGGAGCAGATACGGCGGGTGTCGGCCGTTTTAAACAGCCAACGGATCTGCGCATCATCAGGGTGCCCTGCTCGGGCAGGGTAGACCCGCTCTTTGTTGTGAAGGCACTGCTGACGGGCGCCGATGGCGTGCTTGTTTCAGGGTGCCACCCCAGGGATTGTCATTACACAGACGGCAATTTCTATGCGCGCAGACGGCTCGAAATGCTGAAGAGATTCCTTCCTTTCATCGGTATCGACGAGAGAAGGTTCCATTATACATGGGTCTCTGCATCGGAAGGGCAGAAATGGCAGCAGGTGGTCACGGATTTCACGAACCAGGTCCATCAGCTCGGTCCCCTGCACG is part of the Syntrophorhabdaceae bacterium genome and encodes:
- a CDS encoding hydrogenase iron-sulfur subunit, which encodes MSGVDLKELRIVGFLCNWCSYGGADTAGVGRFKQPTDLRIIRVPCSGRVDPLFVVKALLTGADGVLVSGCHPRDCHYTDGNFYARRRLEMLKRFLPFIGIDERRFHYTWVSASEGQKWQQVVTDFTNQVHQLGPLHAKKENEG